The Pantoea vagans genome contains the following window.
CCGCGTAGAACTTGAAAACGGGCACGTGGTTACCGCTCATATCTCCGGTAAAATGCGCAAAAACTACATCCGCATCCTGACGGGCGACAAAGTGACTGTCGAGTTGACCCCGTACGACCTGAGCAAAGGCCGCATTGTCTTCCGTAGTCGCTAAGTTGTTGCCCACATCTCGCGTTGGTGGCAAGTAACTGAGCGCGAAAAAAAAGGCCGGATTCTCATCCGGCCTTTTCTTATCTGGAACTTAGCACATCAGTGCACAGTCCCTTCGGTTTTACGTTTTTCCGCACTCAGGAAGTGGTAAGTCAGCTGGTTTTTCTCTTTATCCAGCGCCACCGAGACTGAGCCTCCGTCGACCAATGAACCAAACAGCAGTTCGTTCGCCAATGGTTTCTTCAGATTTTCCTGTACGGCACGTGCCATCGGACGTGCACCCATCGCCTTGTCGTAACCTTTGTCAGCCAGCCAGTCACGTGCATCATCACTGACTTCCAGTGATACGCCTTTCGCATCCAACTGTGCCTGCAACTCGACGATAAATTTATCCACGACCTGATGAATCACCGCCGTATCCAGGTGACGGAACCAGATAATATTGTCGAGACGGTTACGGAACTCTGGTGTGAAGATCTTTTTGATCTCCTCCATCGCGTCAGTGCTGTTGTCCTGATGAATCAGACCAATCGATTTACGCTCGGTTTCACGCACGCCGGCGTTGGTGGTCATCACCAGCACGACATTGCGGAAGTCCGCTTTGCGGCCGTTGTTATCTGTCAGCATGCCGTTGTCCATCACCTGCAACAGCAGGTTAAAGACATCCGGGTGAGCCTTCTCGATTTCATCCAGCAGCACCACCGCATGTGGATGTTTGATTACCGCATCAGTGAGCAAACCACCCTGGTCGAAGCCCACATAGCCCGGAGGCGCACCGATCAAACGACTCACCGTGTGACGTTCCATGTATTCGGACATATCAAAGCGCAGCAGCTCAATACCCAGCGCCTTCGCCAACTGAACCGTGACTTCGGTTTTACCCACACCCGTCGGGCCGGCAAACAAGAACGAACCTACCGGTTTACGCTCCTGGCCTAAGCCTGCACGGCTCATTTTGATCGCTTCCGTCAGCGCTTCAATCGCGTTGTCCTGTCCGAACACCAGCATTTTCAGACGGTCGCCGAGGTTCTTCAGCGTATCGCGGTCCGTTGCCGAGACACTTTGCTCTGGGATACGCGCAATACGCGCCACCACAGATTCGATGTCAGAAACGTTGACGGTTTTCTTGCGCTTGCTGACCGGCACCAGACGCGCACGCGCACCGGCTTCATCAATCACGTCGATAGCCTTATCAGGCAAATGACGATCGTTGATGTATTTCACCGCCAGCTCTACCGCAGCACGCACCGCTTTCGCGGTATAACGCACATCGTGATGCGCTTCATATTTCGGTTTCAGGCCGTTGAGGATCTGTACGGTCTCTTCCACAGAAGGTTCGGTGATATCGATCTTCTGGAAACGACGCGCCAGCGCACGGTCCTTCTCAAAGATATTGCTGAACTCCTGATAGGTGGTTGAACCCATCACGCGGATTTTCCCGCTGGAAAGCAGCGGTTTGATCAGGTTCGCCGCATCAACTTGCCCGCCAGAGGCAGCACCCGCACCAATAATGGTGTGGATTTCATCGATAAACAGAATGCTGCTGGTGTCCTGTTCAAGCTGTTTCAGCAGCGCTTTAAAACGTTTCTCAAAGTCACCACGGTACTTGGTGCCTGCCAGCAACGAACCGATATCGAGCGAGTAGATAGTGCAGTCTTTCATCACTTCAGGCACGTCGCCCTGCACAATGCGCCAGGCGAGACCTTCCGCAATCGCGGTTTTACCCACGCCAGACTCACCCACCAGCAGCGGGTTGTTCTTACGGCGACGGCACAGCACCTGAATGGCACGCTCCAGCTCTTTATCGCGGCCGATCAGCGGATCGATTCCGCCGACACGAGCAAGCTGATTAAGATTGGTGGTGAAGTTTTCCATACGTTCCTCCCCGCCTGCTTGCTCTTCGTTAACCGGATTTTCCGCGTTGTTCTGCGGCTGGCCGGGTTCGTCTTTACGCGTACCATGGGAGATGAAGTTCACCACATCAAGGCGGCTCACTTCATGTTTGCGCAGCAGATAAGCCGCTTGTGACTCCTGCTCGCTGAAAATGGCGACCAGCACGTTTGCCCCAGCCACTTCGCTGCGACCGGATGACTGGACATGGAATACCGCACGCTGCAACACGCGCTGGAAGCTGAGCGTCGGTTGCGTATCGCGCTCTTCCTCACTGGCTGGCAGCACCGGCGTGGTTTGTTCGATGAAGGCTTCGAGTTCCTGTCGCAGAGCCACGATATCTACCGTACAGGCTTCCAATGCCTCTCTGGCCGACGGGTTGCTGAGCAATGCCAGCAACAGATGCTCGACGGTCATAAACTCATGACGGTGCTCGCGCGCTCTGGCGAAAGCCATGTTTAAACTGAGTTCCAGTTCTTGATTGAGCATTTGGCACCTCCCCCAATTATCGCTCTGACGACCTATCCCCTATATGGAGACGGGCTCAGGCTTTTTCTAGCGTACACAGCAACGGATGTTCATTCTCTCGTGCGTAGTTGTTCACCTGGGCGACTTTTGTTTCCGCCACTTCTGCAGTGAATACACCACAGATCGCCTTTCCATGGTAGTGAACTTTCAACATCAGCTGCGTTGCACGTTCAACATCATAAGAAAAGAACTTTTGCACCACGTCAATAACAAATTCCATAGGTGTATAATCGTCATTATTCAGAATGACTTTATACATTGAAGGCGGCTTTAACCCTTCGCGTACTTTATCTTCGGCCAGATGTTCAAAATTAAGCCAGTCGTTTGTGTTTGCCATAATGTTCCGTCGAAATTCTGCGTTACGATTGTGCACATTGCTGTGCCCATTCTTAAGTTTAACATGTCTGTCAAGCCACCATTCCTCGATTAAAAAACGGCACTAAAAGCCCATGCGCGACCTGTATCACAAAATTTGCAATAGCGTTAACTGCCTCAAATTTTGATGAATTTCTCCCCATGCGCCAGGGCCGTTTGCTTGACGATAAGGTCCGTTTCTCTACATTCTACTTACACAAGCTGATTGAGTTTTAAACAAACTCGACTCACAGCTTCAATGACCTCACCTACTTATCAAAATGTCTTGCGAGGGAAGTAAAAGCATGGAGACGGGTACTGTTAAATGGTTCAACAACGCCAAAGGCTTCGGCTTTATCTGTCCGATTGGCGGCGGCGACGATATCTTCGCGCACTACTCCACGATTCAGATGGAGGGATACAGAACGCTGAAGGCCGGCCAGCAGGTTCAGTTCGATGTCCATGAAGGGCCAAAAGGCAATCACGCCAGTCTGATTGTGCCCTGTGAAGTCACGCAAGTCGCCTGACGCGCGTGTCTCTTCATTCATTCTGACCACTCCCGAAAAAAAATGCCAGCCGCATACGCTGGCATTTTTCTTTTACGAATTTTCCCGCATCTTAGTCCGCCCGACCTCTTGCTAACCACATCACGCGCGCAAATAACTGGTCGAGTAACGGCGGAATCGCCTCTGGCCCACGTTCCGCCGCAGACAGCGCCACAGCAATCGCCAGTTCAGGCTTCGAGCTATGCTGAATCGCTTTGGTAATAATACGCCGTGCATTCATCGGCACGTTTAACGGCAGGTGCGCCGTCTGGTGGTAAACATCACTAAACCCATGCTTATAGAGAAAATGTTCAATGTCGGGTGCGGGGAACTGGGTCAGATGATCGGCCTCTTGCTCATGCTCCTGCAGTTGGCCGCGCGCACTGGCAGCATATTTGTTGCCCGCTTCATCACCGTCCGTCAGCACATGCCAGGCGATGCCCATGCGGCGGGCAAATTTCAATAACGGCTTAAGACCGGCCTGGGCAAACTCAATCACTTTGACCCCTTCAGCAGCAAAGTGATAGCCACGCTGCCGCGCCAGCTCATTGATAATCCACACTTCCGTCTCGCCTTCCACCAACAACCAACATCGCGCAAACAGGGCTGATGGGCGATTAACGCGAATGTGAAAGCCAATGCGCCGACTCTCCTCGGCACTCAGCCCTTCAGGCCCCACCCGCCAGGCTGCGACCCGCGTGGGTTCACGCACCAACCGGCAGATGTTTTCCACCGGCACTTGCGAGAGCAGTTCACCCGAATTGGTGGTGGTGATTTTCTGCAAAGGCATCAGATCCAACAGATTCCACGCCACCGATAGCATAATGGGGTGCAAACGCGTTTCCGGGTCTTCGACCAACAGCAGCGGATGCGCACCCGGCGGTAACGCTTCGTTACCGTGCGCCTGAATTAACAGCGAAAACATCCGTAACAGGATCACCTGACGGCTACGTGACTCAGTGCTGGCAATCAGATGATTCAGCTTATCCAGCGAACGCCAACCCTGGCTGCCGTCGCGCATTTCGGGGGCCACACGCGCAGCACTGCTGCCGGGTTGCTGCACGAGAAAATAGTGCTCCAGCAGTTGCTGCATGGTGTGCAATCCCTGACGCAGTAAATCATCGCTCAGCGTTTGCGGACGCACCACTAAATCACGCGTTAACTTATCGACTTCCTGCACCAGCTCGCTCATGGTCGATGCCCGCCGATCCGCATCCGTTTCACTCTGTCGCCCACGCCGACCAAAACGCGCATCGCGCAGGCGTAATACGGGGTAAAAAGCACGTAAATGGGCCAGCGCAGTCTCCGTGCCCTCCATCGGTAACACATCACCATGCTGATCAATAAAGCGCCAGGTGGTTTTCACCCCGTGTTCGTTACGCCGCGCACGGGTGCTGAAGCTGATGTAGCGCCCCATGTCATCGTGCTGCCAGAAAGGCTGAAACACCGCATTTTCATCGTCATCCTGGGCGCGAAAACGGAACACTAATCTTAGCTGGCGCAGGCGCGCGTCGAGGTCACCGGGAGGGAAATGAAAATCGTGCTCGGAAAATTGATAAGGCTCAGCAGCAGGTGCTAACAGCAAGGTCAAGGCATCCAGTAGGCTCGATTTACCCCATGCATTCTCGCCTATCAGCAGATTGGTGTCAGTCAGCGGCAACGACAGCCGATTAATGCCACGAAAACCCACAATGTCGATGTGTTCCAGAATCATCTTTTCCTCCCTTCGCTGTTTGCCTGAGCATGGTCCGCGGCGTTAGGTTGGTCAAGTTATCGAATCGGGAAAAGGTTTACACTTCAAATATTTTCCGCTAGCGTTGCGGCCCTTTCCCAAGGATGGACGCGTAATATGTACGGCTTAATCATTATTCTGCTGCCGCTGGTTTTCGGTTACCTGCTGCACATCCAGCACGCTCCCCTGCTGCGCGGCGTTGCCCGCATGCTCAGCGCACTGGTGTATATCATTCTGTTCTTTATGGGCACCAGTCTGGCGTTTCTTGATAATCTCAGTAGCAATTTGTTGGCGATCTTTCATATCGCCCTTATCAGCATGCTGTGCATTCTGGCCTGCTCTCTGTTGGCATTCTGGCTGCTGGAGAAGCGCGTTCCCTGGCACCACCCGCATAAGCAGCAAGCCCTGCCCTCACGCCTGCATATGGCGCTGGAGTCGCTCAAGCTCTGTGGTTCAGTGTTGGCGGGTTTTTTACTCGGTCTCACCCAATGGCCCGCGCTACGCCATGCCTCAACCGTAAGCGAATATGCGTTGATGCT
Protein-coding sequences here:
- the infA gene encoding translation initiation factor IF-1 yields the protein MAKEDNIEMQGTVLDTLPNTMFRVELENGHVVTAHISGKMRKNYIRILTGDKVTVELTPYDLSKGRIVFRSR
- the clpA gene encoding ATP-dependent Clp protease ATP-binding subunit ClpA translates to MLNQELELSLNMAFARAREHRHEFMTVEHLLLALLSNPSAREALEACTVDIVALRQELEAFIEQTTPVLPASEEERDTQPTLSFQRVLQRAVFHVQSSGRSEVAGANVLVAIFSEQESQAAYLLRKHEVSRLDVVNFISHGTRKDEPGQPQNNAENPVNEEQAGGEERMENFTTNLNQLARVGGIDPLIGRDKELERAIQVLCRRRKNNPLLVGESGVGKTAIAEGLAWRIVQGDVPEVMKDCTIYSLDIGSLLAGTKYRGDFEKRFKALLKQLEQDTSSILFIDEIHTIIGAGAASGGQVDAANLIKPLLSSGKIRVMGSTTYQEFSNIFEKDRALARRFQKIDITEPSVEETVQILNGLKPKYEAHHDVRYTAKAVRAAVELAVKYINDRHLPDKAIDVIDEAGARARLVPVSKRKKTVNVSDIESVVARIARIPEQSVSATDRDTLKNLGDRLKMLVFGQDNAIEALTEAIKMSRAGLGQERKPVGSFLFAGPTGVGKTEVTVQLAKALGIELLRFDMSEYMERHTVSRLIGAPPGYVGFDQGGLLTDAVIKHPHAVVLLDEIEKAHPDVFNLLLQVMDNGMLTDNNGRKADFRNVVLVMTTNAGVRETERKSIGLIHQDNSTDAMEEIKKIFTPEFRNRLDNIIWFRHLDTAVIHQVVDKFIVELQAQLDAKGVSLEVSDDARDWLADKGYDKAMGARPMARAVQENLKKPLANELLFGSLVDGGSVSVALDKEKNQLTYHFLSAEKRKTEGTVH
- the clpS gene encoding ATP-dependent Clp protease adapter ClpS translates to MANTNDWLNFEHLAEDKVREGLKPPSMYKVILNNDDYTPMEFVIDVVQKFFSYDVERATQLMLKVHYHGKAICGVFTAEVAETKVAQVNNYARENEHPLLCTLEKA
- the cspD gene encoding cold shock-like protein CspD yields the protein METGTVKWFNNAKGFGFICPIGGGDDIFAHYSTIQMEGYRTLKAGQQVQFDVHEGPKGNHASLIVPCEVTQVA
- a CDS encoding ATP-dependent nuclease; translation: MILEHIDIVGFRGINRLSLPLTDTNLLIGENAWGKSSLLDALTLLLAPAAEPYQFSEHDFHFPPGDLDARLRQLRLVFRFRAQDDDENAVFQPFWQHDDMGRYISFSTRARRNEHGVKTTWRFIDQHGDVLPMEGTETALAHLRAFYPVLRLRDARFGRRGRQSETDADRRASTMSELVQEVDKLTRDLVVRPQTLSDDLLRQGLHTMQQLLEHYFLVQQPGSSAARVAPEMRDGSQGWRSLDKLNHLIASTESRSRQVILLRMFSLLIQAHGNEALPPGAHPLLLVEDPETRLHPIMLSVAWNLLDLMPLQKITTTNSGELLSQVPVENICRLVREPTRVAAWRVGPEGLSAEESRRIGFHIRVNRPSALFARCWLLVEGETEVWIINELARQRGYHFAAEGVKVIEFAQAGLKPLLKFARRMGIAWHVLTDGDEAGNKYAASARGQLQEHEQEADHLTQFPAPDIEHFLYKHGFSDVYHQTAHLPLNVPMNARRIITKAIQHSSKPELAIAVALSAAERGPEAIPPLLDQLFARVMWLARGRAD